The Planctomycetaceae bacterium genome has a segment encoding these proteins:
- a CDS encoding DUF420 domain-containing protein, with protein sequence MDFLSDGFLGYRTSLMLDVVVCALALVVPLLAVSLWLVKFRRQYNLHKWIQIGLGIVLLVAVGGFEIDLQLVHGGWENIVARSYPEEAALAAKVSEVRPYLWLHLIFAVTTPFLWATTLTLALRRFASPPIPGVHSRTHKVLGWLSIVDITLTSVTGLVFYYVAFVAG encoded by the coding sequence TTGGATTTTCTTTCGGACGGATTCCTGGGCTACCGCACATCGCTGATGCTGGATGTCGTCGTGTGCGCTTTGGCGCTTGTGGTGCCACTGCTGGCTGTCAGTCTCTGGCTGGTTAAGTTTCGTCGCCAATACAACCTGCATAAATGGATTCAGATCGGCCTGGGAATCGTTCTGCTGGTAGCGGTCGGCGGTTTTGAAATCGATCTGCAACTGGTTCACGGCGGCTGGGAAAACATTGTTGCCAGGTCATACCCGGAAGAAGCCGCTCTGGCGGCCAAGGTCAGCGAGGTAAGACCGTATCTGTGGCTGCATCTGATCTTCGCCGTCACGACTCCATTCCTGTGGGCCACGACGCTGACACTTGCGCTGCGACGGTTTGCCAGTCCGCCGATTCCGGGGGTCCACAGCCGAACTCACAAGGTGCTGGGCTGGCTGTCCATCGTCGACATCACACTGACATCGGTCACGGGACTGGTATTTTACTACGTCGCATTCGTCGCGGGATAA
- a CDS encoding tetratricopeptide repeat protein: protein MSKTVSTSCSSSVTSGPAAVRRFKHGRLVWLIAVSALFSGAILTGCSDQKQQAENLVRTAAAQQKNGQHRDAIQTSNRIVALDPERAEAFYLRGTSHAALRDFTAAADDLTRATRLRPDWAEAWWALATSDRSQGRDREALEAFNVAVKLDPGMTDAVFDRACLLKDMGRSAEAISDFSRIIAVRPQNISGWKHRGQLLLENGQLQEAIQDFSQLIQLDREQAAGWLHRGQAYLKLGDSERALADLTVACRLDPEEAAAWKARGTALAELVRPDEAREQFARALKLAPLDRDCMLEMAATETALGRHTDAINNLNLIILKQPKNMAALLLRADILEATNDTYRCLADLDEVLKLDFGNTDALYRKAQLLAKDHQPERAIVVLDRLLSIDADHADALRRRADLLAEVGRSDEALDSYTRLVSLETHRSAALLQRARLHADSRRWNEAIADLSALLENDPDDVELLRERAEGYSRSGRPMLAIADLTTVLKLDPADVEALQQRSDAFLEIGEHEAAIQDLTTVVKRSDFAPESTRRLVQLYIDNKQPDRALQVLNEAIRQPDADVALHRLRAEVYQRRGDLPAAISDLNVVLTQHPGDVDALTTRGRVRLDHGDYRDSAQDFDLAIQTVGENAELLELRGKALAKSGDRNAAIRDLNRVLELQDDRISARVARAEVFEQIGDMTQAFSDAESVLRQQPDDAAALRVRANCRFAEGDYHQALFDYDSLLTDSAADDLSLRRKRAICLIETGNLASALNDLNAVIAEDPDDPEPRLHRAVILEGKGRFADARDDLQEALRHKPDDAEARIRLGTLMHRDGLFAEAVEQYSSALLINPDSAAALYRRALTRNHLGESQAALADIDHAIELDDRQADYWYVRGNIHARADETEAALQDYSRAVELDPGHSAALYNRGNLQFARQRFEDAIISWDAALKIQPDLFRALNNRAAAYSELGDLQSAIRDYQRATTLNPKFAKGYDNLAWLLATTSDPDFRDPPRAVYLARKACELTGYRNWSHLSTLAACYAEAGDFSSARHWAEEASKVAPAEQQEELTGLVEVYEARLKDSRATSSVDRERR from the coding sequence ATGTCGAAAACTGTCTCAACATCCTGCAGTTCCTCCGTCACCTCCGGTCCCGCGGCTGTCCGCCGATTCAAACATGGCAGGCTGGTCTGGCTGATCGCTGTGAGTGCGCTTTTCAGCGGAGCGATTCTGACAGGTTGTTCGGACCAGAAGCAGCAGGCGGAGAACCTTGTTCGCACTGCCGCCGCGCAGCAGAAAAACGGACAGCACCGGGACGCAATTCAAACGAGCAACAGAATCGTGGCTCTGGATCCGGAACGTGCAGAAGCGTTTTATCTGCGAGGTACCAGTCACGCGGCGCTTCGTGACTTCACAGCCGCCGCAGACGACCTGACTCGGGCCACGCGACTTCGACCGGACTGGGCGGAAGCATGGTGGGCACTGGCGACGTCTGATCGCTCGCAGGGCAGAGACCGCGAGGCACTGGAAGCGTTCAACGTCGCGGTCAAACTGGATCCCGGCATGACCGACGCTGTCTTTGACCGCGCGTGTCTGCTGAAGGACATGGGAAGATCGGCGGAGGCCATCAGTGATTTTTCGAGGATCATCGCGGTGCGACCGCAGAACATCAGCGGCTGGAAGCACCGCGGTCAGTTGCTGCTGGAGAACGGTCAGCTTCAGGAAGCGATTCAGGATTTCAGCCAGCTCATTCAACTCGACCGCGAACAGGCAGCCGGCTGGCTTCACCGCGGTCAGGCGTACCTGAAGCTTGGCGATTCTGAACGAGCTTTGGCGGATCTGACGGTTGCATGCCGGCTTGATCCCGAAGAGGCGGCGGCATGGAAGGCTCGCGGAACGGCGCTGGCTGAACTCGTTCGGCCGGATGAAGCGCGCGAACAGTTCGCGCGAGCATTGAAACTGGCGCCGCTGGACAGGGACTGCATGCTGGAGATGGCCGCCACGGAGACCGCACTGGGCCGCCATACGGACGCGATCAACAATCTGAATCTGATCATCCTGAAGCAGCCGAAGAACATGGCCGCTCTGCTGCTTCGAGCCGACATTCTTGAGGCGACGAACGATACCTACCGGTGTCTGGCGGATCTTGACGAGGTCCTGAAACTGGATTTCGGCAACACCGACGCTCTGTACCGCAAGGCACAGTTGCTGGCGAAGGACCATCAGCCCGAACGAGCCATCGTGGTGCTGGACCGCCTGCTGTCGATCGACGCGGACCATGCGGATGCGCTTCGGCGGCGGGCTGATCTGCTGGCCGAAGTGGGGCGATCTGATGAAGCACTCGACAGCTACACTCGGCTGGTGTCGCTTGAAACGCATCGTTCGGCGGCACTGCTGCAGCGAGCCCGGCTGCACGCGGATTCCAGACGCTGGAACGAAGCGATCGCCGACCTGTCTGCCCTCCTGGAGAACGATCCCGACGACGTTGAACTTCTTCGGGAAAGAGCGGAAGGCTACTCACGCTCGGGCCGCCCGATGCTGGCGATCGCCGATCTGACGACGGTATTGAAGCTCGACCCGGCCGACGTCGAAGCGCTGCAGCAACGGTCCGATGCGTTTCTGGAAATCGGAGAGCACGAAGCGGCAATTCAGGATCTGACGACGGTCGTGAAACGCAGTGACTTCGCCCCAGAGTCCACTCGCCGGCTCGTCCAGTTGTACATCGATAACAAGCAGCCGGATCGCGCGCTGCAGGTGTTGAACGAAGCAATCCGGCAACCGGATGCCGATGTGGCGCTTCATCGACTTCGGGCGGAAGTGTATCAGCGACGGGGCGATCTGCCGGCCGCGATCAGCGATCTGAACGTTGTCCTGACTCAGCATCCAGGTGACGTCGACGCGCTGACCACGCGCGGACGTGTTCGACTGGACCACGGCGACTATCGCGACAGCGCGCAGGATTTTGATCTCGCAATTCAGACGGTTGGTGAGAATGCCGAACTGCTGGAACTTCGCGGAAAGGCGCTGGCGAAGTCCGGTGACCGCAATGCCGCCATTCGCGATCTCAACCGGGTGCTCGAACTTCAGGACGACCGAATCTCGGCCCGAGTCGCGCGAGCTGAGGTTTTCGAACAAATCGGCGACATGACTCAGGCGTTCAGCGACGCCGAGTCGGTCCTGCGGCAGCAGCCCGATGACGCGGCCGCACTGCGAGTCCGCGCCAATTGCCGATTCGCAGAAGGCGACTACCATCAGGCTCTGTTCGACTATGACAGTCTGCTTACGGATTCTGCGGCTGATGATCTTTCACTAAGAAGGAAGCGGGCGATTTGTCTGATCGAAACAGGAAATCTCGCGTCCGCGCTCAACGACCTGAATGCCGTGATCGCCGAAGATCCGGATGATCCGGAACCACGACTTCACCGGGCCGTCATCCTTGAGGGAAAGGGGCGCTTTGCGGACGCACGTGACGATCTGCAGGAAGCTCTCCGGCACAAGCCCGACGACGCGGAGGCCAGAATTCGCCTGGGAACACTGATGCATCGCGACGGACTCTTCGCGGAAGCCGTGGAACAGTATTCCAGTGCTCTGCTGATCAACCCCGACTCGGCCGCCGCGCTGTATCGGCGGGCGCTGACTCGCAACCATCTGGGCGAGTCGCAGGCGGCATTGGCTGACATTGATCACGCGATCGAACTCGACGATCGCCAGGCGGACTACTGGTACGTTCGCGGCAACATCCACGCTCGCGCGGACGAAACTGAAGCGGCGCTGCAGGACTATTCGAGAGCCGTGGAACTTGACCCCGGCCACAGCGCCGCGCTGTACAACCGCGGAAACCTGCAGTTTGCCAGGCAGCGGTTCGAGGATGCGATTATCAGTTGGGACGCGGCGCTGAAGATTCAGCCGGATCTGTTTCGCGCGCTGAACAATCGAGCGGCGGCGTATTCGGAACTCGGCGATCTGCAATCCGCCATCCGTGACTACCAACGTGCGACGACGCTGAACCCGAAGTTTGCGAAGGGCTACGACAACCTTGCCTGGCTGCTGGCTACGACGTCCGATCCGGATTTCCGCGACCCGCCGCGAGCCGTTTATCTGGCCAGGAAGGCCTGCGAACTGACTGGCTATCGCAACTGGTCGCACCTCAGCACGCTTGCCGCCTGCTATGCGGAGGCCGGTGACTTTTCATCGGCGCGACACTGGGCGGAAGAGGCGTCAAAGGTTGCTCCGGCGGAACAGCAGGAAGAACTGACGGGGCTGGTGGAGGTCTACGAAGCGCGGCTGAAGGATTCTCGCGCGACATCATCAGTCGATCGCGAACGGCGCTGA
- a CDS encoding class I SAM-dependent methyltransferase has translation MPGPGNYRHVNRRTWNHLADSGSQFARVATDEQCRDPLAVLDGRGWLPSSVAGLNVLCLASGGGWQSILYASAGARVTVADISESMLKLDERESRRRGLNVTCLRTSMDDLSALADASFDIVHQPVSTCYVPEVAAVYREVARVIRDDGIYISQHKQPTSLQISHRNERHQFVIGVEYYHTGPLPAQRDTSYRESGAVEYLHRWEDLVGGLCRSGFVLEDLREPVRADRNADVTHYGYRGRFVPPYVRMKARRRTRDSGKPAESVSKIWTPSD, from the coding sequence ATGCCAGGCCCCGGGAACTATCGCCACGTCAATCGCCGGACGTGGAATCACCTGGCCGACTCCGGAAGTCAGTTCGCCCGCGTCGCGACAGACGAACAGTGCCGCGACCCGCTGGCTGTGCTGGACGGCCGGGGATGGCTGCCTTCGTCTGTGGCCGGATTGAATGTGCTTTGCCTGGCATCGGGAGGCGGCTGGCAGTCAATCCTGTACGCATCCGCGGGAGCGCGCGTGACGGTCGCAGACATCAGTGAGTCGATGCTGAAACTCGATGAACGCGAGTCCCGCCGCCGCGGCCTGAACGTTACGTGCCTGCGAACTTCCATGGACGATCTGTCCGCACTGGCCGACGCGTCGTTCGATATTGTCCACCAGCCGGTCAGCACGTGCTACGTCCCGGAAGTTGCCGCTGTCTATCGGGAAGTCGCGCGCGTGATTCGCGATGACGGCATCTACATCAGCCAGCATAAGCAGCCCACAAGTCTTCAGATCAGCCATCGCAACGAGCGTCATCAGTTTGTGATTGGCGTCGAGTACTATCACACGGGGCCGCTGCCCGCGCAGCGCGACACGTCGTATCGAGAATCCGGCGCGGTTGAGTACCTGCATCGGTGGGAAGATCTTGTCGGCGGACTTTGCCGCAGCGGGTTTGTGCTGGAGGACCTGCGGGAACCCGTTCGCGCGGATCGCAACGCGGACGTGACGCACTACGGTTATCGCGGCAGATTCGTTCCGCCATACGTTCGAATGAAGGCCCGGCGCCGAACTCGCGATTCCGGTAAGCCCGCGGAATCTGTTTCGAAAATCTGGACTCCTTCGGACTGA
- a CDS encoding sulfatase, producing MVASVRDLLLTVVPLLALLPVASADEITADRIDGAEPLNVVFILSDDHRYDVMSFLGHPWVETPAMDAMARDGVYFRNAMVTTSLCSPSRASILTGQYMHHHGVVDNNVLTRPGTIFFPQYLQQAGYQTAYFGKWHMGGHSDAPRPGFDKWVSFRGQGHYDPPTHLKNWSLNVDGQPVPQKGYITDELTDYAIGWLNDSVRDSSRPFFMYLSHKGVHGMFHPAERHAGRYEGKPLPKPKTMVNTEANYHHKPMWLKNQRNSWHGVDFAYHQDSDIAEHYRLYCEALLSVDESIGRVRQWLKDNGLADNTLVMYMGDNGFQWGEHGLIDKRTAYEASIRVPLLGVCPKLWKPGTTLEQVVANIDIGPTVLEAAGVKTPTQMDGRSFLQLAAGQLPPDQWRQNLLYEYYWEYNYPHTPTTFALRTHRYKFIQYHGIWDIDELYDMQQDPDEEHNLIFDPQHQDRITQMRADLHTILEDAGANRVPFSHKQGMGANLRLKSGAEAAEFPPELLRENDGQQ from the coding sequence ATGGTCGCTTCTGTTCGAGACCTTTTGCTGACAGTGGTGCCCCTGCTCGCCCTGCTGCCTGTTGCGTCAGCCGACGAGATTACCGCCGATCGGATCGACGGAGCGGAACCGCTGAACGTCGTCTTCATTCTGTCCGATGACCACCGTTACGACGTGATGAGTTTCCTGGGGCACCCGTGGGTGGAAACTCCGGCAATGGATGCGATGGCTCGCGACGGCGTCTACTTCCGGAATGCGATGGTCACAACGTCCCTGTGTTCACCCAGTCGCGCGTCGATTCTGACCGGTCAATACATGCATCACCACGGCGTGGTTGACAACAACGTGCTGACCCGGCCCGGAACCATCTTCTTTCCGCAGTACCTTCAGCAGGCCGGGTACCAGACGGCGTACTTTGGAAAGTGGCACATGGGCGGCCACTCGGACGCGCCGCGGCCAGGCTTTGACAAATGGGTTTCCTTTCGGGGACAGGGTCACTACGACCCGCCGACACATCTGAAAAACTGGTCGCTGAATGTGGACGGACAGCCGGTTCCTCAAAAAGGCTACATCACGGACGAACTGACGGATTACGCAATCGGCTGGCTCAACGACAGTGTCCGGGACAGCAGCAGACCGTTCTTCATGTATTTGTCTCACAAGGGCGTTCACGGAATGTTTCATCCGGCTGAACGCCATGCCGGCCGCTACGAAGGCAAGCCGCTGCCGAAGCCAAAGACGATGGTCAACACCGAAGCGAACTACCATCACAAACCGATGTGGCTGAAGAACCAGCGGAACAGTTGGCACGGAGTGGATTTCGCCTACCACCAGGACTCCGACATTGCCGAACACTATCGGCTGTATTGTGAAGCTTTGCTGAGCGTCGATGAGTCAATCGGGCGCGTCCGGCAATGGCTGAAAGACAACGGTCTGGCCGACAACACGCTGGTGATGTACATGGGCGACAACGGCTTCCAGTGGGGCGAACACGGGCTGATTGACAAGCGCACTGCCTACGAAGCATCGATCCGCGTTCCGCTGCTGGGTGTCTGTCCGAAGCTGTGGAAACCGGGGACGACGCTGGAACAGGTCGTGGCCAATATCGACATCGGGCCAACTGTTCTGGAAGCTGCCGGTGTGAAAACGCCGACACAGATGGACGGTCGCAGTTTTCTGCAGCTCGCAGCCGGACAACTGCCGCCGGACCAGTGGCGTCAGAACCTGCTGTACGAGTACTACTGGGAATACAACTATCCTCACACGCCGACAACGTTCGCCCTGCGGACCCATCGGTACAAATTCATTCAATATCACGGCATCTGGGATATTGACGAATTGTACGACATGCAGCAGGACCCAGATGAAGAACACAATCTGATTTTCGATCCGCAGCATCAGGATCGGATTACTCAGATGAGAGCGGACCTGCACACGATTCTGGAGGATGCCGGCGCTAACCGGGTGCCATTCAGCCACAAGCAGGGAATGGGAGCAAATCTGCGTCTGAAAAGTGGTGCCGAAGCAGCCGAATTTCCGCCGGAACTGCTGCGCGAGAACGACGGGCAACAGTAG
- a CDS encoding PIG-L family deacetylase, which produces MNANPKLLILGAHPDDAEFAAGGLATLYSTLGRTVKMVSVTDGGAGHYRRSASELVELRRNEAANAGAVIGAEYETWEFPDGGLEPTLAVRHHIIREIRSFRPDLVLTHRPCDYHPDHRAVGQCVQDASYLVTVPLVVPEVPALRRDPVVAYLPDLFTRPNPMRPDVMIDIEPHLDTIAAMLMCHKTQVFEWLAYEADILDSVPKNEGDRLPWVRQWFEGHCRPRADRFRAELVARCGEDRGNATNFVEVFEISEYARQPDSEYRKLLFPGSIG; this is translated from the coding sequence ATGAACGCGAATCCAAAACTTCTGATTCTGGGAGCCCATCCGGATGACGCGGAGTTTGCTGCCGGAGGCCTGGCGACGCTCTACAGTACGCTCGGTCGCACCGTGAAGATGGTATCCGTCACAGATGGCGGCGCTGGTCACTATCGCCGGTCCGCGTCAGAACTTGTCGAGCTGCGCCGCAACGAAGCGGCAAACGCCGGAGCAGTGATCGGGGCCGAGTATGAAACCTGGGAATTCCCCGATGGCGGCCTGGAACCGACGCTGGCGGTTCGTCACCACATCATTCGTGAAATCCGCAGCTTCCGACCGGATCTGGTTTTGACACATCGACCCTGTGACTATCACCCGGATCACCGCGCTGTCGGACAGTGCGTCCAGGACGCGTCGTATCTGGTGACCGTTCCGCTGGTCGTGCCGGAAGTGCCGGCTCTTCGAAGAGATCCCGTTGTTGCGTATCTGCCGGACCTGTTTACTCGACCGAATCCGATGAGGCCCGACGTGATGATCGATATCGAGCCGCACCTGGACACGATTGCCGCCATGCTGATGTGCCACAAGACGCAGGTCTTTGAATGGCTGGCCTACGAAGCCGATATTCTTGACAGCGTTCCGAAGAACGAAGGTGACCGGCTTCCGTGGGTGCGGCAATGGTTCGAAGGCCACTGCCGGCCGCGAGCCGACCGATTTCGCGCTGAACTGGTCGCTCGCTGCGGCGAAGATCGGGGGAACGCAACCAACTTCGTGGAAGTGTTCGAAATCAGCGAATACGCCCGACAGCCCGACTCGGAGTATCGGAAACTGCTGTTCCCCGGTTCGATCGGCTGA
- the rimI gene encoding ribosomal protein S18-alanine N-acetyltransferase, producing the protein MDLKHSEGTPGRPSRTDDAGSRSQIRWLIRRDMDEVLKIERGSFEFPWTEDEFLFCLRQRNCIGTVAELDHEIVGFMIYELHQSYLRILNFAVSPDHRRRGVGQQMVQRLIDKLSQQRRREIVLEVRETNLSAQLFFSSCDFRALSVLRNHYDDTLEDAYYMRYCLKASPAEVFAPHNRLKNYDAA; encoded by the coding sequence ATGGATTTGAAGCACTCAGAAGGCACTCCCGGTCGTCCGTCCCGGACAGATGACGCTGGTTCCCGCAGTCAGATTCGCTGGCTGATTCGCCGCGACATGGACGAAGTCCTGAAGATTGAACGCGGCAGCTTTGAGTTTCCCTGGACCGAAGACGAATTCCTGTTCTGTCTGCGCCAGCGAAACTGCATCGGCACCGTGGCGGAACTGGATCATGAGATCGTCGGATTCATGATCTACGAGCTGCACCAGTCGTACCTGCGGATCTTGAATTTCGCCGTGTCGCCCGATCACCGTCGGCGTGGTGTCGGACAGCAGATGGTTCAGCGGCTGATCGACAAGCTGTCGCAGCAGCGTCGTCGCGAGATCGTGCTGGAAGTTCGCGAAACGAACCTGTCGGCTCAATTGTTCTTCAGCAGTTGCGATTTTCGAGCGCTGTCCGTGCTGCGGAATCACTACGACGACACGCTGGAAGACGCCTACTACATGCGGTACTGCCTGAAGGCCAGTCCGGCAGAAGTCTTTGCGCCGCACAATCGCCTGAAGAACTACGACGCGGCCTGA
- the cutA gene encoding divalent-cation tolerance protein CutA yields MDSSLPEFVTAYCTTSSVDEARTIAGILVREKLVACVNIVPAIESIYEWQAEVQVSPEAAMFMKTRSGCFTALVARIRQLHSYDCPCITAMPIVGISDDYAAWLREQTSL; encoded by the coding sequence GTGGACTCGTCACTGCCGGAGTTTGTCACTGCCTACTGCACGACGTCGTCGGTCGACGAGGCCAGGACGATCGCCGGGATTCTGGTGCGGGAAAAGCTGGTTGCCTGCGTCAACATCGTTCCCGCCATCGAATCGATCTACGAATGGCAGGCAGAAGTTCAGGTCAGTCCCGAAGCGGCCATGTTCATGAAGACACGGTCGGGCTGTTTCACTGCGCTGGTGGCTCGCATCCGTCAGTTGCACAGCTATGACTGCCCCTGCATCACCGCCATGCCCATCGTCGGCATCAGCGATGACTACGCGGCCTGGCTGCGGGAACAGACATCCCTGTGA
- a CDS encoding nucleoside deaminase has protein sequence MTESQLEHELHWSLPAGWESLLPKEALTGDQARMNFVVGLARWNIRNRTGGPFAAAVFERGSGRLAAVGVNRAVPLTSSMAHAEALAIGLAQKRFRTHDLSSVSGTGFELVTSGQPCIQCFGMVWWSGVTRLVVGARAADIEEICGFDEGPIPADWKSQLENRDRLPAVEVLLDVCRDEACAALQMYADMNGPNYSPGHS, from the coding sequence GTGACGGAATCTCAGCTCGAACATGAATTGCACTGGTCGCTTCCGGCCGGATGGGAGTCGTTGTTGCCGAAGGAAGCTCTGACCGGCGACCAGGCCAGGATGAACTTTGTCGTGGGTCTGGCAAGGTGGAACATCCGTAATCGCACGGGTGGACCGTTCGCGGCAGCGGTGTTTGAACGAGGCAGTGGTCGGCTGGCGGCTGTGGGAGTCAACCGCGCTGTCCCGCTGACCAGCAGCATGGCTCACGCCGAAGCCCTTGCGATCGGACTGGCTCAAAAGCGTTTCCGGACACACGACCTTTCCAGCGTCAGCGGCACCGGCTTTGAACTGGTGACGTCGGGACAGCCGTGCATTCAGTGCTTTGGGATGGTGTGGTGGTCCGGCGTCACGCGTCTTGTTGTCGGAGCGCGGGCGGCGGACATTGAGGAAATCTGCGGCTTCGACGAAGGGCCGATTCCTGCGGACTGGAAGTCGCAACTTGAAAACCGCGACCGGCTGCCTGCGGTGGAAGTGCTGCTGGACGTTTGCCGCGACGAAGCCTGCGCAGCACTGCAAATGTACGCGGACATGAACGGACCGAACTACAGCCCGGGCCATTCTTAA
- a CDS encoding serine/threonine-protein kinase codes for MTAELEETVIVADGGGPGASRDDTHVVARSRIAVGAAATSGDLSSRFGEATRQLLRQRLMIAAGAVLLIMIAVTVIMATNDEFHGQGLMVRPLAIGLIVAVVVVLWRVPTISMAALRRLELVVIAVPVIELLIVQVIRTRIYATQGELQTVETVRAAVGVAVCVLVATYGMFIPGTWRRTAVVTGLTASLPTIVAMIHTWVDPRLADSVDAAQFAVSTLTLSMAAVATVGAHVVHSMRREVEEARQYGQYRLTDEIGRGAMGVVYRAEHRLLKRPAAIKLIRSESAADEAAIARFEHEVQISATLSHWNTVQIYDYGRTATGDFYYVMEYLRGQSLQERLVASGPLTAMETQSIVLQLCDGLQEAHARGMVHRDLKPANIFLAETGGQTDVVKILDFGLATMATGTDNASRGICGTPKSMAPEQIRGTAIDGRADIYAIGCLIFECLTGEPLFAAESVSDALNQHLCVEPALDRIPSEAAEFREIVAICLRKHRDERFHDVNVLRLAVADRMQPVTRSS; via the coding sequence ATGACCGCCGAGCTTGAGGAGACAGTTATTGTCGCGGACGGCGGTGGCCCTGGCGCTTCGCGGGATGACACTCACGTCGTCGCGCGTTCGCGAATCGCAGTGGGAGCCGCAGCGACTTCCGGCGATCTGAGCAGCCGATTCGGCGAAGCCACTCGACAGCTTCTGCGGCAACGGCTGATGATTGCCGCGGGGGCCGTCCTGCTGATCATGATTGCCGTGACCGTGATCATGGCAACGAACGACGAGTTTCACGGGCAGGGCCTGATGGTGCGACCGCTGGCGATCGGCTTGATTGTGGCTGTCGTCGTGGTCCTGTGGCGAGTGCCCACGATTTCGATGGCCGCTCTGCGGCGGCTGGAACTGGTCGTGATCGCCGTACCGGTGATCGAGCTTTTGATCGTTCAGGTCATTCGCACGCGGATCTACGCGACCCAGGGTGAACTCCAGACGGTGGAAACCGTCCGCGCGGCTGTGGGAGTTGCGGTGTGTGTGCTGGTGGCCACCTACGGGATGTTCATTCCGGGGACGTGGCGACGAACGGCCGTCGTGACAGGCCTGACGGCGTCGCTGCCGACGATCGTGGCGATGATTCACACATGGGTCGATCCGCGTCTGGCCGATTCGGTGGACGCGGCGCAGTTTGCGGTGTCCACGCTGACGCTGTCGATGGCGGCGGTGGCCACCGTCGGAGCTCATGTCGTGCATTCAATGCGCCGCGAGGTCGAGGAAGCTCGGCAGTACGGACAGTACCGCCTGACGGACGAAATCGGTCGCGGCGCGATGGGAGTGGTATACCGCGCGGAACATCGCCTGCTGAAACGCCCGGCCGCCATCAAGCTGATTCGATCGGAGTCAGCCGCGGACGAAGCGGCGATCGCGCGTTTCGAACACGAAGTTCAGATCTCCGCCACGCTTTCTCACTGGAATACCGTGCAGATCTACGATTACGGTCGCACAGCAACAGGCGATTTCTACTACGTGATGGAATATCTGCGCGGCCAGTCGCTGCAGGAACGGCTGGTGGCCAGCGGACCGCTGACGGCCATGGAAACTCAATCCATCGTCCTGCAGCTTTGCGATGGACTGCAGGAAGCTCATGCCAGGGGAATGGTGCATCGCGATCTGAAGCCGGCCAACATCTTTCTGGCGGAAACCGGCGGGCAGACCGACGTGGTCAAGATCCTGGACTTCGGTCTGGCGACGATGGCGACCGGGACGGACAACGCCAGCCGGGGGATCTGTGGAACACCGAAGTCGATGGCTCCCGAGCAGATTCGCGGCACGGCGATCGACGGGCGAGCCGATATTTATGCGATCGGCTGCCTGATCTTTGAGTGCCTGACCGGCGAGCCCCTGTTTGCCGCCGAGTCGGTTTCGGATGCCCTGAATCAGCATCTTTGCGTCGAGCCGGCTCTGGATCGAATCCCTTCTGAGGCGGCCGAGTTTCGCGAGATCGTGGCGATCTGCCTTCGGAAGCACCGCGACGAGCGATTCCATGACGTGAATGTCCTGCGCTTGGCCGTCGCGGATCGGATGCAGCCAGTCACGCGGTCTTCCTGA
- a CDS encoding DUF1080 domain-containing protein has product MLRSFPALGALLAVLAGGLLMAQSRDESSDAAPPANAAKDSVAVIAEGETPPKTVKAGKEEVLLKQDTFLDVWKHYSSRPEVPLQEVWRLVRGEDGTPELVCTGDPKGYLFTVEKFSDFRLSFEWKYPDDPHGNSGILVFTQDDRRLWPTSIQVQLHHPKAGSVFPSGDATSRNTSDAADLAVQADSWNRCVIDCQNGVVSVTVNEKKAGEVTDCRPSEGSIAIQSEGSVVHFRNITIVRMDATVTAAVESKVE; this is encoded by the coding sequence ATGTTGCGGAGCTTCCCGGCGCTCGGTGCTCTGCTTGCCGTCCTGGCTGGCGGTCTGCTGATGGCACAGTCGCGGGACGAATCATCAGATGCTGCTCCGCCGGCGAATGCCGCGAAGGACTCAGTCGCCGTCATTGCCGAAGGGGAAACGCCACCGAAGACCGTCAAGGCGGGCAAAGAGGAAGTGCTGCTGAAGCAGGACACGTTCCTTGACGTCTGGAAGCACTACAGCTCGCGACCGGAGGTTCCGCTGCAGGAGGTCTGGAGACTCGTACGCGGCGAAGACGGTACTCCGGAACTCGTCTGCACCGGCGATCCGAAGGGCTATCTGTTCACCGTCGAAAAGTTCTCCGACTTCCGGTTGTCATTCGAATGGAAGTATCCTGATGACCCCCACGGAAACAGCGGCATTCTCGTTTTTACCCAGGACGACCGCCGCTTGTGGCCCACGTCCATTCAGGTGCAGCTGCATCATCCCAAAGCGGGCAGCGTGTTCCCCAGCGGCGATGCTACAAGCCGCAACACCAGTGACGCGGCCGACCTGGCGGTTCAGGCCGATAGCTGGAATCGATGCGTCATCGACTGCCAGAACGGTGTTGTTTCCGTCACGGTGAATGAAAAGAAGGCCGGTGAAGTAACCGACTGCCGTCCCTCCGAAGGCAGCATCGCCATTCAGAGTGAAGGGTCCGTTGTCCATTTTCGCAACATCACGATCGTTCGAATGGACGCCACGGTGACGGCCGCTGTCGAAAGCAAGGTCGAATAG